One region of Paucibacter aquatile genomic DNA includes:
- a CDS encoding TonB-dependent receptor, with product MLKQKRLCTALAYVYAGGMSLMAPALAQESLERVSVTGSSIKRLDSETALPVSVITREQIDKSGATSVEDLLRRVSASAAAFSDATQGVGYATSNANMRGLGANSTLVLLNGRRLANHPFGSIGGNVSVDLNSIPFAAIERVEVLRDGASAVYGTDAVGGVINFITRRDYKRGEVSLRYGTTSANIGGSEKGASLSLGLGDYNSDKFNLLVTANLQKNTRLRAVDQKLYNRFDEIADAGAPTSGRSFPGRLVDFNITPGAYPELNPGAAFSACDPESTVLQTLAATTPNGTAKKRCRFIYAAVLDNLPDQDKGDLFGRLSFKIDQNHEVFAEASYARAHGIGRIAPVPIDSTAGHFDRKTGEYPSFKMPTSSPYFPRDLLTKLGYTAATWDPDGDGFTEVALRAVPLGNRINDNTNEQTRLVLGARGMLSGWDYDSGLTLSQAKGSLSYENYVHEGRFITALATGNINPFGASTDMAAWNSARMEGAMRRSKARTLGFDAKASRDLFEMAGGAAALAVGLDLRHEKADDQPVNPDYAAGLHVGGEGTVPATAASRSISAVFTEMSLPFAKGWEGTLAARFDKYSDFGSTFNPRVALRFQPSKEVMFRGSFGTGFRAPTLWDVHSPAAFTNTANPATDKNCPAAMLADEDPRCVDNQFNVLNTASANLKAERSRQYTLGMVFEPSKGLSATVDYWAISKTDQISQIGGDAILSNDYLLNLYASRVHRITTGANAGIISYIDTPIENLGKLKTSGLDVDLRGSWKLADMGMFNAGITGTYVAQWKRQVGKDTPYISYVGTAGDGAVVQPVPRWQHTAFFEWQTGNWALGLENVYIKGWTESAKQVYNNVGGSSAHDVKDSSRWNLSTSYKGFKDLTLRLGIRNLGDSEPPYTAVPSYGSHAAGYAGSFVDPRGRFWYFSAGYQFK from the coding sequence ATGCTGAAGCAGAAACGTCTGTGTACCGCGCTGGCATACGTGTATGCCGGTGGAATGAGTTTGATGGCGCCAGCCTTGGCTCAGGAAAGCCTGGAGCGAGTGTCCGTCACAGGCTCCTCCATCAAGCGCTTAGATTCGGAGACTGCTTTGCCTGTTTCCGTAATTACACGCGAACAGATCGACAAAAGCGGCGCAACCAGTGTCGAAGACTTGTTGCGCCGAGTGTCTGCCAGCGCTGCTGCATTTTCTGATGCAACTCAGGGTGTAGGTTATGCAACATCCAACGCGAACATGCGAGGACTGGGCGCCAACTCCACCTTGGTGCTTCTGAATGGCCGCCGCTTGGCCAACCATCCCTTCGGTTCGATTGGCGGCAATGTTTCGGTGGACCTGAATAGCATTCCATTCGCTGCCATCGAGCGCGTCGAGGTTCTGCGTGACGGTGCTTCCGCCGTTTACGGCACGGATGCCGTGGGCGGTGTGATCAACTTCATTACGCGTCGCGATTACAAGCGTGGTGAAGTTTCTCTTCGTTACGGTACGACCAGCGCGAACATTGGCGGTAGCGAAAAGGGCGCATCCCTGTCTCTGGGTTTGGGTGACTACAACTCCGACAAGTTCAATTTGTTGGTGACCGCCAATCTGCAGAAGAACACCCGTCTCCGTGCGGTCGATCAGAAGCTGTACAACCGATTCGACGAAATCGCCGATGCTGGTGCGCCGACATCGGGTCGTTCTTTCCCTGGCCGCTTGGTGGACTTCAACATCACACCGGGCGCCTACCCCGAGCTGAACCCTGGGGCGGCGTTCTCCGCCTGCGATCCTGAAAGCACTGTCTTGCAAACCCTGGCCGCAACCACACCCAATGGCACGGCCAAGAAGCGATGCCGTTTCATTTACGCCGCGGTGCTGGACAACCTGCCTGATCAAGACAAAGGTGATCTGTTCGGTCGCTTGAGCTTCAAGATCGACCAGAACCACGAAGTGTTCGCAGAGGCGTCTTATGCCCGTGCGCATGGCATCGGTCGCATTGCACCAGTTCCCATCGATTCCACGGCCGGCCATTTCGATCGAAAGACGGGTGAGTATCCGTCCTTCAAGATGCCGACCAGCAGCCCATACTTCCCCAGGGATTTACTCACCAAGCTGGGCTATACCGCGGCCACCTGGGATCCAGATGGCGATGGTTTCACGGAGGTGGCGCTTCGCGCAGTGCCCCTGGGCAACCGGATCAACGACAACACGAACGAGCAAACCCGTCTGGTGCTCGGTGCACGCGGCATGCTGTCGGGTTGGGACTACGACAGCGGCCTGACGCTGTCTCAAGCCAAGGGATCGCTGTCGTACGAGAACTATGTGCACGAGGGCCGTTTCATCACGGCCCTGGCCACTGGGAACATCAACCCTTTTGGTGCCAGCACAGATATGGCGGCCTGGAACAGCGCTCGCATGGAAGGAGCAATGCGCCGCTCCAAGGCCCGGACCCTCGGCTTTGATGCCAAGGCCAGCCGCGATCTTTTTGAGATGGCTGGCGGCGCGGCTGCATTGGCTGTCGGGCTTGACCTGCGTCACGAAAAGGCGGACGACCAGCCGGTCAATCCGGACTACGCTGCGGGTTTGCATGTTGGCGGTGAGGGCACGGTGCCAGCGACAGCGGCCTCGCGTTCCATCAGCGCCGTGTTTACTGAAATGAGCCTGCCCTTTGCAAAGGGGTGGGAGGGCACGCTGGCGGCTCGTTTTGACAAGTACAGTGACTTTGGTTCGACCTTCAATCCACGCGTGGCGCTGCGTTTCCAACCGAGCAAGGAAGTCATGTTCCGCGGGTCTTTTGGGACGGGGTTCCGCGCCCCGACGCTGTGGGATGTGCACAGCCCGGCAGCCTTCACGAATACCGCAAACCCCGCCACCGACAAGAACTGTCCTGCAGCCATGCTGGCTGATGAGGACCCGCGCTGTGTGGACAACCAGTTCAATGTGTTGAATACGGCCTCGGCCAATCTCAAGGCAGAGCGCTCCAGGCAGTACACCCTGGGCATGGTGTTCGAACCCAGCAAGGGCTTGTCTGCGACCGTGGACTACTGGGCCATCTCCAAGACCGATCAGATCAGCCAGATCGGTGGCGATGCCATTCTTAGCAACGACTATCTGTTGAATCTATACGCCTCCCGCGTCCATCGCATCACCACCGGCGCCAATGCAGGCATCATTTCCTATATTGATACCCCGATCGAGAACCTTGGCAAGCTCAAGACCTCGGGCCTGGATGTGGATCTGCGTGGCAGCTGGAAGCTGGCCGACATGGGCATGTTCAATGCAGGCATCACTGGTACTTATGTTGCACAGTGGAAGCGGCAAGTTGGCAAGGACACACCCTACATCAGCTATGTTGGTACGGCTGGCGATGGCGCAGTGGTTCAGCCGGTGCCTCGTTGGCAGCACACGGCCTTCTTCGAGTGGCAGACGGGGAATTGGGCCCTGGGCTTGGAGAATGTTTACATCAAGGGTTGGACCGAGTCGGCCAAACAGGTCTACAACAATGTGGGTGGTAGCAGTGCCCACGATGTCAAGGACTCCAGCCGATGGAATCTCTCCACCAGCTACAAGGGCTTCAAGGATCTGACTTTGCGTCTGGGCATCCGCAATCTGGGTGACAGCGAGCCGCCGTACACCGCCGTGCCGTCCTACGGCTCGCATGCCGCTGGCTATGCCGGTTCCTTCGTCGATCCGCGTGGCCGCTTCTGGTACTTCTCGGCCGGCTATCAGTTCAAGTAA
- a CDS encoding PAS domain-containing hybrid sensor histidine kinase/response regulator has protein sequence MAALQSAPPAEAFDEPSAIEPPLNAAQQEESLRGFKSRLDAMMLRSARVFLVLVMLGALLQIAGTLNQTELAWSLRLSRAGPATAVLLICALALLLALRWGVRLAAGFFSAAVMLALFASAAWHGNGVRSSGMGAVLAALVVMGLMVGPRAAMRGTVLACLGFLGLWQAEVRGLIPGLVVQNTPPLSSFAVVYSFGAVMIGWLVLRYGTVFWEVTSSLEGSRRLLADTVRAQQKVAQELRDSEERLRMLLDSSITSIQILEGETGALRFANAQTLEKFGCARPSDLAEALMYPGGLYAKEQLMQWVQRTLDQGPQYFEWQSRRRDGTPIWWDMKMDRMRLAGQACVVLFGHDITARVRAEAELRVQQGRLEDDVRLRTAELQAEKQRMQDILEALPITLSIRDTAGRYILINRAFEQASGFKREQVLGQTARALFNEEVAAEIAETDAQLLAGSASSLSSERQIVHPKDGPHDYLLTMVALVDARKSLYGILNLGTDVTSIKRLQRELSVAKDEAERLARVKSDFLANMSHEIRTPLNAVLGLAQLGVSRSADPLASRNGFERIVRSGRHLLGVINDILDYSKVESGKLDIESLPCNLVHLAKEVVDLVSERADAKNLRLRMEYKCSFDWVALDSLRVTQILVNLLANAIKFTDKGRVTLTLESQRDWLRLSVTDTGPGIPPEQQLRIFRAFEQADSSTTRQFGGTGLGLSISSQLARAMGGDIEVDSVVGQGSCFTLKLPLVRVEPGQLELVEQRSELPPLSGPGVLDDASEAKVSLRGLRILITDDVDINREILQDMLQVAGAEVLSAEGGAQAIAHLREQGPAGIDLVLMDVQMPEMDGYEATRRLHQLAPQLPVIALTAHALAEERQRCLAAGMVAHISKPIDQAELLRTLTSLSAGIPRRASLKLSSMQQPDTAVPATPASMPAPVPPASTEAIQAPAPASLWPDLPGTDFAAALTRCAGRQELLAKLLGTFAKQYSQHQSLFEEALVAGGSTLASAAHRLKGLAANLGMNRLADCAAALEHAAGPQGEPGQITPALMALNRELSPMIGAIQAWRERAQG, from the coding sequence GCGCTGGGGCGTGCGCCTGGCGGCAGGATTCTTCAGCGCTGCGGTGATGCTGGCCCTGTTTGCCTCGGCCGCCTGGCATGGCAACGGGGTGCGCTCCTCGGGCATGGGCGCGGTGCTGGCGGCCCTGGTGGTGATGGGCCTGATGGTCGGGCCAAGGGCCGCCATGCGCGGCACGGTGCTGGCCTGTCTGGGCTTTCTCGGCCTCTGGCAGGCCGAGGTGCGCGGCCTGATCCCGGGCCTGGTGGTGCAGAACACGCCGCCGCTGAGCAGCTTCGCGGTCGTCTACAGCTTTGGCGCCGTCATGATTGGCTGGCTGGTGCTGCGCTACGGCACCGTGTTCTGGGAGGTCACCTCCTCGCTCGAGGGCTCTCGCCGATTGCTGGCCGATACCGTGCGTGCGCAGCAGAAGGTGGCGCAGGAGCTGCGCGACAGCGAAGAGCGCTTGCGCATGTTGCTGGACAGCTCCATCACCAGCATCCAGATCCTGGAAGGCGAGACCGGCGCGCTGCGCTTTGCCAATGCGCAGACCCTGGAGAAGTTCGGCTGTGCGCGACCGTCCGATCTGGCCGAGGCCTTGATGTACCCCGGTGGCTTGTACGCCAAGGAGCAGCTGATGCAATGGGTGCAGCGCACCCTGGATCAGGGGCCACAGTATTTCGAGTGGCAGTCGCGCCGTCGCGATGGCACGCCGATCTGGTGGGACATGAAGATGGACCGCATGCGCCTGGCCGGCCAGGCCTGTGTGGTGCTGTTCGGTCACGACATCACCGCCCGCGTGCGCGCCGAGGCCGAGCTGCGCGTGCAGCAGGGCCGGCTGGAAGACGATGTGCGCTTGCGCACGGCCGAGCTGCAGGCCGAGAAGCAGCGCATGCAGGACATTCTCGAAGCCCTGCCCATCACCTTGAGCATCCGTGACACGGCGGGGCGCTACATCCTGATCAACCGCGCTTTCGAACAGGCCAGCGGCTTCAAGCGCGAGCAGGTGCTGGGCCAGACGGCCCGGGCCCTGTTCAACGAAGAAGTGGCGGCCGAGATTGCCGAAACCGATGCCCAGCTGCTGGCCGGCAGTGCCAGCAGCCTGAGCAGCGAGCGCCAGATCGTTCATCCCAAGGATGGGCCGCACGACTACCTGCTGACCATGGTGGCCCTGGTGGACGCGCGCAAATCGCTCTATGGCATCCTTAATCTCGGCACCGATGTCACCTCGATCAAGCGCCTGCAGCGCGAGCTCAGCGTGGCCAAGGACGAGGCCGAGCGCCTGGCCCGGGTCAAGAGTGACTTCCTGGCCAATATGAGCCACGAGATCCGTACCCCGCTCAATGCGGTGCTCGGCCTGGCCCAGCTTGGCGTGAGCCGCAGCGCCGATCCGCTGGCCAGCCGCAATGGCTTCGAGCGCATCGTCCGCTCGGGCCGCCATCTGCTGGGTGTGATCAACGACATCCTCGACTACTCCAAGGTCGAGAGTGGCAAGCTCGACATCGAGAGCCTGCCTTGCAACCTGGTCCACCTGGCCAAGGAGGTGGTGGATCTGGTGTCCGAGCGCGCCGATGCCAAGAACCTGCGCCTGCGCATGGAATACAAGTGCAGCTTCGACTGGGTGGCGCTGGACTCTCTGCGGGTGACCCAGATCCTGGTCAACCTGCTGGCCAACGCCATCAAATTCACCGACAAGGGTCGGGTCACCCTGACCCTGGAATCGCAGCGCGACTGGTTGCGCCTGTCGGTCACGGATACCGGGCCCGGCATCCCGCCGGAGCAGCAACTGCGCATCTTCCGTGCTTTCGAGCAGGCCGACAGCTCCACCACCCGGCAGTTCGGCGGCACCGGCCTGGGCCTCAGCATCAGCAGCCAGCTGGCGCGCGCCATGGGCGGTGACATCGAGGTCGACAGCGTTGTGGGCCAGGGCTCCTGCTTCACGCTCAAGCTGCCTTTGGTACGTGTCGAGCCGGGCCAACTGGAGCTGGTGGAGCAGCGAAGCGAGCTGCCCCCGCTCAGCGGGCCGGGCGTGCTTGACGATGCCAGCGAGGCCAAGGTCAGCCTGCGCGGCCTGCGCATCCTGATTACCGACGATGTGGACATCAACCGCGAGATCCTGCAGGACATGCTTCAGGTGGCAGGCGCCGAGGTACTCAGCGCCGAGGGGGGCGCGCAAGCCATTGCCCACTTGCGTGAACAGGGGCCGGCCGGCATCGACCTGGTGCTGATGGATGTGCAGATGCCCGAGATGGACGGCTATGAGGCCACCCGCCGCCTGCACCAGCTGGCGCCCCAACTGCCCGTGATCGCGCTGACCGCCCATGCCCTGGCCGAAGAGCGTCAGCGCTGCCTGGCGGCCGGCATGGTGGCTCACATCAGCAAGCCGATCGACCAGGCCGAGCTGCTGCGTACCTTGACGAGCTTGAGCGCAGGCATCCCCCGACGCGCCAGTCTCAAGCTGAGCAGCATGCAGCAGCCGGACACCGCTGTGCCTGCAACGCCGGCCTCCATGCCAGCGCCTGTGCCGCCGGCTTCAACAGAGGCGATTCAGGCGCCTGCTCCCGCCAGTCTCTGGCCCGATCTGCCGGGCACCGACTTCGCCGCGGCGTTGACCCGCTGTGCGGGTCGCCAGGAGTTGCTGGCCAAACTGCTGGGTACCTTCGCCAAGCAGTACAGCCAGCACCAATCGTTGTTCGAAGAGGCCCTGGTGGCTGGCGGCAGCACCTTGGCCAGCGCCGCCCACCGACTCAAGGGCCTGGCTGCCAATCTGGGCATGAACCGCCTGGCCGACTGCGCCGCTGCCTTGGAGCATGCCGCCGGCCCCCAGGGTGAGCCCGGCCAGATCACTCCGGCCCTGATGGCCTTGAACCGCGAGCTCTCCCCCATGATCGGAGCGATTCAGGCCTGGCGCGAGCGGGCGCAGGGCTGA
- the glpK gene encoding glycerol kinase GlpK: protein MSYLLALDQGTSSSRAIVFERSGRIVAMAQQEFAQHFPQPGWVEHDALEIWQSQRATAQAALRQADLRAADIAAVGITNQRETTVLWDRQTGQPLHRAIVWQDRRTEPFCAQLRAQDLTPMVRAKTGLLIDPYFSGTKLKWLLDHIPGARARAERGELAFGTIDSWLIWNLTGGAVHATDVSNASRTLLFDVQRNRWDEELLALMEIPPALLPEVRPSSGDFGRVMAAHLGGEIAIGGVAGDQQAALFGQACFQPGMAKNTYGTGCFMLMHTGRQFQTSANGLINTSAAQTTASPEFALEGSVFVGGAVVQWLRDGLQIIPNSGAVQSLAESVPDAGGVMFVPAFTGLGAPYWRAEARGAILGLSRGSTQAHIARAAIESIAFQSAALLQAMSRDAHAAGSAPLQELRVDGGACVNDLLMQFQADLLGIAVVRPRVIETTALGAAYLAGLSCGVYAGLDELSAQWQAERRFEPSGNRAQAAERMAAWEHAVRQVTAA from the coding sequence ATGTCCTATTTGCTCGCTCTCGACCAGGGCACCTCCAGCTCGCGCGCCATCGTCTTCGAGCGCAGCGGCCGCATCGTGGCCATGGCCCAGCAGGAGTTTGCCCAGCATTTCCCGCAGCCGGGCTGGGTGGAGCACGATGCGCTGGAGATCTGGCAAAGCCAGCGGGCCACGGCCCAGGCCGCCCTGCGCCAAGCGGACTTGCGCGCCGCCGACATTGCCGCTGTCGGCATCACCAACCAGCGCGAAACCACTGTGCTCTGGGACCGCCAGACCGGCCAACCCCTGCACCGCGCCATCGTCTGGCAAGACCGCCGCACCGAGCCCTTCTGCGCCCAGCTGCGCGCGCAAGACCTGACCCCCATGGTGCGCGCCAAAACCGGGCTGCTGATCGACCCCTACTTTTCCGGCACCAAACTCAAGTGGCTGCTCGACCACATCCCCGGCGCGCGGGCCCGGGCCGAGCGCGGCGAACTGGCCTTCGGCACCATCGACAGCTGGCTGATCTGGAATCTCACGGGCGGCGCCGTGCATGCCACCGATGTCAGCAATGCCTCGCGCACCCTGCTCTTCGACGTGCAGCGCAATCGCTGGGACGAAGAACTGCTGGCCCTGATGGAGATCCCGCCGGCGCTGCTGCCCGAGGTGCGACCATCCAGCGGCGATTTCGGTCGCGTGATGGCCGCCCACCTGGGCGGCGAGATCGCCATCGGCGGCGTCGCCGGCGATCAGCAGGCCGCCCTGTTCGGCCAGGCCTGCTTCCAGCCTGGCATGGCCAAGAACACCTACGGCACCGGCTGCTTCATGCTCATGCACACCGGCCGGCAGTTCCAGACCTCGGCCAACGGCCTGATCAACACCAGCGCCGCCCAGACCACGGCCAGCCCCGAGTTCGCGCTCGAAGGCAGCGTCTTCGTCGGCGGCGCCGTGGTGCAGTGGCTGCGCGATGGGCTGCAGATCATCCCGAACAGCGGCGCCGTGCAAAGCCTGGCCGAGAGCGTGCCGGATGCCGGCGGCGTGATGTTCGTGCCGGCCTTCACCGGCCTCGGCGCGCCCTACTGGCGGGCCGAGGCGCGCGGCGCCATCCTGGGCCTGAGCCGCGGCAGCACGCAGGCCCACATCGCCCGCGCCGCCATCGAGAGCATCGCTTTCCAGAGCGCCGCCCTCTTGCAAGCCATGAGCCGCGACGCCCACGCCGCCGGCAGTGCGCCGCTGCAGGAGCTGCGCGTGGACGGTGGCGCCTGCGTCAACGACCTCTTGATGCAGTTCCAGGCCGATCTGCTGGGCATCGCCGTCGTGCGCCCGCGCGTGATCGAAACCACCGCCCTGGGCGCCGCCTACCTGGCGGGCTTGAGCTGCGGCGTCTACGCCGGCCTGGACGAGCTCAGCGCCCAGTGGCAGGCCGAGCGCCGCTTTGAGCCCAGCGGCAACCGCGCCCAGGCCGCCGAACGCATGGCCGCATGGGAGCATGCGGTGCGGCAGGTGACGGCGGCCTGA